The proteins below come from a single uncultured Carboxylicivirga sp. genomic window:
- a CDS encoding DUF6261 family protein, whose translation MELINLPRLRNKQLQTVAEDTIRICQPLTEVQPALLKVKATLDRFKLGMIKGQVSATEKVSLDRVRDRLVSGFIHDLKAEFYFPHSDEDKKTLTEVNQIIKKHGSSIVRLPQNEETAAIDNLLFELKQLNQSVFEGNGLSRWLPLIEDANAAYKNAAGEFVDEKADAALVMSASMVAMELTVSLENLYTLLFAHAKVSDNESIHSAYSKIEEIVSALN comes from the coding sequence ATGGAACTAATAAACCTTCCCCGTTTAAGAAATAAACAATTACAAACTGTAGCTGAAGATACCATCCGAATTTGTCAGCCATTAACCGAAGTGCAACCCGCTTTGTTAAAAGTTAAAGCTACCTTAGATAGGTTTAAATTAGGAATGATAAAAGGTCAGGTATCTGCAACCGAAAAGGTTAGTTTGGATCGCGTTCGCGATCGTTTGGTGTCAGGTTTTATTCACGATTTAAAGGCTGAATTTTATTTCCCACATAGCGATGAAGATAAGAAAACTCTTACTGAGGTAAATCAGATCATAAAAAAGCATGGATCATCAATTGTTCGCCTACCTCAAAATGAAGAAACGGCAGCCATAGATAATTTACTTTTTGAATTAAAACAGCTTAATCAAAGTGTGTTTGAAGGTAATGGATTAAGTCGTTGGTTGCCTTTAATTGAAGATGCCAATGCTGCCTATAAAAATGCCGCAGGCGAATTTGTTGACGAAAAAGCAGATGCCGCATTGGTGATGTCGGCATCTATGGTTGCCATGGAATTGACGGTTTCGTTAGAGAATTTGTACACCTTATTGTTCGCTCATGCAAAAGTGTCGGATAATGAATCGATACATTCGGCATATTCAAAAATAGAAGAAATAGTAAGTGCGTTAAATTAA
- a CDS encoding T9SS type A sorting domain-containing protein, translating into MKKQLLAIVSAICCALSMNAGVIYVKTSPESTAWNAQSTVYTNLESAITAAQAGDEIWLAEGTYYVTNSADASQELLIEKSVSIYGGFVGTETTVTERNWKLHPTIISGDIGVTDNLSDNSTLLINVEAADDDYVLINGVILEKAYGRGGISIIRGKVDLVNCIVRNNYATSYDGGGVYNRYSTTQLINCLIYNNECNRWGGGIYQDLDQGTTTLINCTVVNNHSNDTGGGLFGNSVGNLTVYNSIVWGNTAEVTGDNTYRVGAIEYTCLENFISGTGNISQDPLFVDESKSDFNLSELSPCINVASNDLISENKDLNCNDRILATVDMGAMEYTPKDGVIYVKPNTESSAWSNHGIVYSNLQSAIVAAQAGDEIWLAEGTYYVTNSDDVSEELLIEKSVSIYGGFVGTETTVTERNWNLYPTIISGDIGVTDNLSDNSSLLINVEAADDDYVLINGVILEKAYGRGGISIIRGKVDLVNCIVRNNYATSYDGGGVYNRYSTTQLINCLIYNNECNRWGGGVYQDLDQGTTTLFNCTVVNNHSNDTGGGLFGNLVGNLTVYNSIVWGNTAESTGSNTFRVGTVEYSCLEDFISGTGNIDGNPLFADAAGADYHLSTGSPCIDAASNDLIASYNKDLDFSDRIKNEVVDMGVYESFISTGFTKPEKNSGIKLYPNPVASDGLINIDLENAAKSVSIKIYDLSGKLVGAKVASTISLVSFSLENYNAGIYLVNVQYDDHNYKCKLVVR; encoded by the coding sequence ATGAAAAAACAACTACTTGCTATTGTTAGCGCAATATGCTGTGCATTATCTATGAATGCAGGCGTTATTTATGTAAAAACAAGCCCCGAAAGTACAGCCTGGAATGCTCAAAGTACGGTATATACTAATTTGGAATCGGCCATTACAGCAGCGCAAGCTGGAGATGAAATATGGCTTGCCGAAGGAACTTACTATGTTACTAATAGTGCTGATGCATCCCAAGAGTTATTAATTGAAAAAAGTGTTAGTATTTACGGTGGTTTTGTAGGGACTGAAACTACAGTTACAGAGCGTAATTGGAAGCTGCATCCAACAATTATTAGTGGAGATATTGGTGTAACTGACAATTTAAGTGATAACTCAACTCTTTTAATAAATGTAGAAGCAGCAGACGATGATTATGTGCTTATAAATGGAGTCATTCTCGAAAAAGCTTATGGAAGAGGAGGTATTTCAATAATCAGAGGTAAAGTTGATTTGGTTAATTGTATTGTACGAAATAATTATGCAACAAGCTATGATGGTGGAGGGGTTTATAACCGCTATAGTACAACCCAACTTATAAACTGTTTGATTTATAATAATGAATGTAATCGTTGGGGTGGTGGTATTTATCAGGATTTGGATCAAGGTACAACAACCTTAATCAATTGTACGGTTGTTAATAATCATTCAAATGATACCGGAGGAGGATTGTTTGGCAATTCAGTGGGTAATCTTACTGTTTATAATAGTATTGTATGGGGAAATACCGCTGAAGTAACCGGCGACAATACTTATCGTGTAGGGGCTATTGAATACACTTGTTTGGAAAATTTTATTTCCGGAACAGGTAATATTAGTCAAGATCCTCTTTTTGTTGATGAATCCAAATCGGACTTTAATTTGAGTGAATTATCACCTTGTATCAATGTTGCATCAAATGATTTGATATCTGAAAATAAAGATCTAAACTGTAATGATAGAATATTGGCTACAGTTGATATGGGGGCAATGGAATATACTCCAAAAGACGGTGTGATATATGTTAAACCTAACACTGAAAGCTCTGCTTGGAGCAACCATGGTATTGTGTATAGCAATTTACAATCGGCCATTGTAGCAGCACAAGCTGGAGATGAAATATGGCTTGCCGAAGGAACGTACTATGTCACCAATAGTGATGATGTATCAGAAGAGTTATTAATTGAAAAGAGTGTTAGTATTTACGGTGGTTTTGTAGGGACTGAAACTACCGTTACAGAACGTAACTGGAATCTATATCCAACAATTATTAGTGGAGATATTGGTGTAACTGACAATTTAAGTGATAACTCAAGTCTTTTAATAAATGTAGAAGCAGCCGACGATGATTATGTACTAATAAATGGAGTCATTCTCGAAAAAGCTTATGGAAGAGGAGGTATCTCAATAATCAGAGGTAAAGTCGATTTGGTTAATTGTATCGTACGTAATAATTATGCAACAAGCTATGATGGTGGAGGGGTTTATAACCGCTATAGTACAACCCAACTTATAAACTGTTTGATTTATAATAATGAATGTAATCGTTGGGGAGGTGGTGTTTATCAGGATTTGGATCAAGGTACAACTACTTTATTCAATTGTACGGTTGTTAATAATCATTCAAATGATACGGGAGGAGGATTGTTTGGCAATTTAGTGGGTAATCTTACTGTTTATAATAGTATTGTATGGGGAAATACTGCAGAAAGCACTGGAAGTAATACTTTTCGTGTAGGTACAGTTGAATATTCTTGTTTAGAAGATTTTATTTCCGGGACTGGTAATATTGATGGTAATCCATTATTTGCCGATGCAGCAGGGGCCGATTATCATTTATCAACAGGTTCACCATGTATTGATGCAGCATCAAATGATTTAATAGCTAGTTACAATAAAGATCTTGATTTTAGTGATCGCATCAAAAACGAGGTTGTTGATATGGGAGTTTATGAGTCATTTATTTCAACTGGTTTTACGAAACCAGAGAAAAATAGTGGCATTAAATTATATCCAAACCCTGTAGCATCCGATGGTTTAATTAATATTGATTTGGAAAATGCCGCGAAATCAGTAAGCATTAAGATATATGATTTATCGGGTAAGTTAGTTGGAGCAAAAGTGGCATCTACAATATCATTAGTGTCTTTTTCACTCGAAAATTACAATGCGGGAATCTACCTGGTTAATGTTCAGTACGATGATCATAACTATAAGTGTAAGCTCGTTGTTAGGTAA